The following coding sequences lie in one Heteronotia binoei isolate CCM8104 ecotype False Entrance Well chromosome 6, APGP_CSIRO_Hbin_v1, whole genome shotgun sequence genomic window:
- the LOC132573660 gene encoding lysosomal acid lipase/cholesteryl ester hydrolase-like produces the protein MFHFINICFIPSRLKMWLFIIAACLSQGAFSSEKFTSAEPPEGYTVDRECFLNVSEIISYHGYPSEEHHIETEDKYILTVNRIPHGKYNCWDKGPRPIVFLQHAILGDATHWLSNLPNNSFGFILADAGYDVWLGNSRGNTWSSRHKTLKPTELKFWEFSSHEMGYYDIPAVIYYILNETGHEQLYYVGHSEGSATGFIAFSTWPKLAEKVKLFFALGPVSTISSAKTPIAKLGNLPKLMIQVLFGTKQVLHSPPYLRKLFVKICNHLPGFCARTISYICGSNIPNWNLSRMDMYVAHSPAGTSLQNLLHWRQMFFEKQFKAYDYGSQEQNMQKYNQATPPVYKIEDIKIPIELWTAGCDLFINLEDVAVLRHRISNLVGEHHIPEWHHLDFIWGLDATERMYMKIIETMKKYA, from the exons ATGTTCCATTTTATTAATATATGTTTCATTCCAAGCAGGTTGAAGATGTGGCTTTTTATTATTGCAGCATGTTTATCTCAAGGAGCATTCAGTTCAGAAAAGTTCACATCTGCAGAACCTCCTGAGGGGTATACAGTGGATCGCGAGtgctttttaaatgtt AGTGAAATTATCAGTTATCATGGTTATCCAAGTGAGGAACATCACATTGAGACAGAAGACAAATATATCCTTACAGTTAATAGAATACCTCATGGAAAATACAATTGTTGGGACAAAG GTCCCAGGCCAATTGTGTTTTTGCAACATGCTATCCTTGGAGATGCTACCCACTGGCTTTCAAACTTGCCCAACAATAGCTTTGGTTTCATATTAGCTGATGCTGGCTATGATGTTTGGTTGGGAAACAGCAGAGGGAACACCTGGTCTTCACGTCACAAGACACTTAAACCTACGGAGCTGAAATTCTGGGAGTTTAG ttcTCATGAAATGGGATACTATGACATTCCAGCAGTCATATACTACATACTGAATGAAACGGGGCATGAACAGCTTTATTATGTGGGCCATTCAGAAGGTTCTGCAACTG gtttcaTAGCATTCTCTACTTGGCCAAAGCTGGCTGAAAAAGTCAAATTATTCTTTGCCTTGGGGCCTGTAAGCACAATTTCATCTGCAAAAACACCTATTGCAAAACTGGGAAATCTTCCTAAACTAATGATTCAA GTTTTGTTTGGCACAAAACAAGTTCTTCACTCTCCACCTTATCTGAGAAAACTATTTGTTAAAATATGTAATCATCTGCCTGGATTCTGTGCCAGAACAATATCTTATATATGTGGGTCTAACATCCCCAACTGGAACTTG AGCCGAATGGATATGTATGTCGCACATTCTCCTGCTGGAACATCTTTACAAAACCTCCTTCATTGGCGCCAG ATGTTTTTTGAAAAACAATTCAAGGCATATGACTATGGCTCCCAGGAACAGAATATGCAGAAGTATAATCAG GCAACTCCTCCTGTATACAAGATAGAGGATATAAAAATACCAATTGAACTCTGGACTGCTGGATGTGACTTGTTTATTAATTTGGAAGATGTAGCTGTGTTACGCCATCGAATTAGTAATCTTGTGGGTGAACATCATATTCCTGAATGGCATCATCTAGACTTCATCTGGGGACTTGATGCCACTGAGCGCATGTACATGAAGATCATtgagacaatgaaaaaatatgCATAA